In the Besnoitia besnoiti strain Bb-Ger1 chromosome XII, whole genome shotgun sequence genome, one interval contains:
- a CDS encoding hypothetical protein (encoded by transcript BESB_023440) encodes MRPLTRAERGTGLARASRSTRSLSPTTSDSASSASSFSSSSCSSSLSSSSASSSSTFTRSSPTSGSSSPSSPTSSPRDRPRLAAHAADRDADPHPASKVADPLRTSGPPKPVFGGSVPSPQRERLAPSAEELTLAPPRGGRAGEKGSRPLSGWAAEAERSRSGGERRRSPQRDAARRAGCPFAADPCADSRLPSCDASSSSEGSPAFVEAPRPSPLLSQSLPSYWADRPEANPFLPSAPLQQQDARFSPRNPLKGTEESPLNQVYVRKQKDGSMLIYVSAHLDQLLLRAFKNFSFNGYMTEERWLHMCVEAHLYPRSKDPDILKYMFRGIAKGNKVIEFDSFLQILHRLARYKFRNMRQLSDEDAVNAVLVHLFRYPHLFEGRRLRDCGVQVSTTSREVAVGCSFARKDQGVNAKPEVKISEVQAGFETEERSMMAQPEQETVQTGVEGLVCGRTVAVQTDQPPKAQDSASTQFEKPPEPQKKAATCQTESEKLKATAVQTDETGAPPKLQKTGAEVDTFFTCNTQLKRCIALEGGDESDLFKIFCCYSSYDEELLQNLMTEKACAVLCKDSAIMEIPHHPEIAGLPPQQARKIYRDVLESRSVVNPLRMRTAGRRRRVSKLDLLLQKKDKEETEKSRPSKGASGKEAQKDEKQADATSRAQKEETSDEASTVGSDDESGEASRITYVEFKTILYYFAQVMFEQLRPRSAFLKLVRENLIDSFFKRQKNVYMAFAGRLGDGVESVVDVSDANPFFGGYDAQELPTRDHSGGTRSHHARKLSQPGGRGLSESTWDGAEGDKNALGFEGSPRFLRTDDTCLGERQRSFAAGAVAASPFPGAPYGFSPYYAPPAMYPVAFNSGGAREKAQRRGGVCIRPAN; translated from the exons ATGCGCCCgctgacgcgcgcggagcgaggcaCTGGGCTTGCGCGGGCCTCCCGCTCTACCCGCAGTCTCAGCCCGACGACCTCCgactccgcgtcctccgcctcgtccttttcctcttcctcctgctcttcttcgctctcttcgtcctctgcctcgtcctcgtccaCTTTCACGCGGTCTTCTCCGACGTCaggctcctcttcgccctcctcccccacgagctcgccgcgcgatcgcccgcgcctcgccgcgcatgcggcggacAGGGACGCCGATCCGCATCCGGCCTCGAAGGTGGCAGATCCCCTCCGCACCTCCGGTCCGCCGAAGCCTGTCTTCGGGGGCTCAGtcccgtcgccgcagcgcgagcgactcgcgccgtcggccgAAGAGTtgacgctcgcgccgccgcgtggaggccgTGCGGGGGAGAAAGGCTCGCGCCCTCTTTCAGGGTGGGCGGCTGAGGCTgagcgaagcagaagcggcggcgagcgccgccgctcgccacagagagacgcggcgcgacgggcaGGCTGCCCCTTCGCCGCGGACCCGTGCGCGGACTCGCGGCTGCCGTCCTGCgacgcgtcttcgtcctcagaAGGGTCCCCTGCCTTCGTAGAGGCCCCCAGACCCTCCCCGCTGCTGTCGCAGAGTCTGCCCTCCTACTGGGCCGACCGGCCGGAGGCGAACCCATTCctgccttcggcgcctctccagcAGCAAGACGCGCGCTTCAGCCCGCGAAATCCGCTCAAGGGCACGGAGGAGTCGCCGCTCAACCAAGTGTACGTCCGCAAGCAGAAGGACGGCTCGATGCTGATATACGTTTCTGCGCACCTCGACCAGCTCCTCTTGCGGGCCTTCAAAAACTTCTCTTTCAACGGATACATGACCGAGGAGAGATGGCTTCACATG TGCGTAGAGGCACACCTCTATCCGCGGAGCAAAGACCCCGATATTCTCAAGTACATGTTCAGGGGCATCGCCAAAGGAAACAAAGTGATAG AGTTCGATAGTTTTCTCCAGATTCTTCACCGTCTCGCGCGCTACAAATTTCGGAATATGCGCCAACTGAGCGACGAAGATGCG GTCAACGCAGTCCTCGTGCATTTGTTCCGCTACCCGCATCTGTTCGAGGGACGCCGGCTGCGCGACTGCGGCGTGCAAGTCTCCACGACCTCGCGGGAGGTGGCGGTTGGGTGCTCCTTTGCGCGGAAAGACCAGGGCGTCAACGCCAAGCCTGAAGTGAAGATCAGCGAAGTTCAAGCCGGCTTCGAGACGGAGGAACGGTCCATGATGGCCCAACCCGAGCAGGAGACTGTGCAGACTGGTGTGGAgggcctcgtctgcggcaggACCGTCGCGGTGCAGACCGACCAGCCGCCG aaggcgcaggactCAGCGAGCACGCAGTTCGAGAAGCCGCCAGAGCcacagaagaaagcggcgaCCTGTCAGACCGAGTCAGAAAAGCTcaaggcgacggcggtgcAGACCGACGAGACCGGAGCCCCCCCCAAGCTCCAGAAGACCGGCGCCGAAGTCGACACGTTCTTTACCTGCAACACCCAGCTGAAAA GATGCATCGCGCtggagggaggcgacgagagcgaTCTCTTCAAGATCTTTTGCTGTTACAGCTCTTACGACGAAGA GCTGCTGCAAAATCTGATGACAGAAAAAGCCTGTGCAGTGCTCTGCAAGGACTCAGCGATTATGGAAATTCCGCACCACCCAGAGATCGCGggccttccgccgcagcaggcgcggaaaATCTACCGTGACG TGCTGGAGAGCCGCTCGGTGGTGAACCCGCTGCGGATGCGCACGGctggtcggcggcggcgagtcaGCAAGCTCGATCTCCTTTTgcaaaaaaaagacaaagAAGAAACCGAGAAGTCACGTCCGTCCAAGGGCGCAAGCGGCAAGGAAGCCCAGAAAGATGAAAAACAAGCCGACGCCACCAGCCGagcgcagaaagaggagaccAGCGATGAGGCCTCCACCGTGGGATCAGACGACGAAAGCGGCGAGGCTTCCCGCATCACCTACGTTGAGTTCAAAACG ATTCTGTACTACTTCGCCCAGGTCATGTTTGAGCAGCTGAGGCCGCGCAGTGCGTTTTTGAAGCTTGTCAG AGAGAACCTCATTGACAGCTTCTTCAAGCGCCAGAAAAACGTCTACATGGCCTTTGCAGGGAGACtaggcgacggcgtcgagaGCGTCGTCGACGTCTCCGATGCCAATCCGTTCTTCGGGGGCTACGACGCGCAAG AGTTACCCACGCGGGACCATTCGGGGGGGACGAGGAGTCACCACGCAAGGAAGCTCTCGCAGCCGGGCGGGCGTGGCCTCTCTGAAAGCACGTGGGACGGTGCAGAGGGCGACAAGAACGCCCTGGGGTTCGAGGGAAGTCCCCGTTTCCTCCGCACTGACGACACCTGCCTGGGCGAGCGACAGAGATCtttcgccgcaggcgccgtcgcggcgtcgccgttccCAGGGGCGCCCTACGGGTTCTCGCCCTACtacgcgccgccagccatGTATCCTGTCGCCTTCAACTCTGGAGGTGCGAGGGAAAAGGCGCAAAGAAGGGGAGGCGTGTGCATCAGACCTGCCAACTAA